In Poecile atricapillus isolate bPoeAtr1 chromosome 1, bPoeAtr1.hap1, whole genome shotgun sequence, the sequence ATCCACGTGTCATGTTGTTGTAGTTTAAGGCCTGGCGATCTGAAGAACtcgggatgttacggaaagttaGCTAacccccctctctgttaggatagtaaaaccttctgcaattagccaatagcatctaggtgtgatgtaagcagatgggagcaacacagtgaccccaagctataaaatgttaagcaatttccctgcaataaatcaccatatttgccatccatcacattgatgcagtgggatatggaccgaGCAGTTGGGGATTAGCTgccgtgctggttccagccagggtaccagccttgcttgaacCCCACATCATGTTTCACAGGTGGATTCTGGCCCATTGTAGGGCTCTTACAATTgcagctttttttgttttcctcccctcctttcTTCCATCCGATGTTGTCACAGCTCAGTACACAAAGAAATCACTATGCCAGTGTGGCACAGGGAAAGGTTACAGAGCCCACTCACCCTTTCCAGGcccagggaagagcagcagtgtACCCCAGAAATCCACACGATCGTTTATTCCCGGGCTGGCTGCAGGATCTTTGTGCAGgggtgttgtgtgtgtgtgtgtgtgcacccTGGGGTCTGCTCCCCATCTCCATGTTTGTAAAGGGTGACCTAAGATAGTCAGGTCTCCTCAGGCATCCTCAGCCCTCCCCACCTCCCTTCCACCTCTGTGATGGCCATGGGGTTTGTCCTGAGTAAACACACCTGGTGGGTATGGTGGGAGCTCTGGATGTTTGCATAATTATCTCAGTTCCTGATCTCTGGAATGAATTATTTGCAATTGACTTTGGTGCACACTGGCTacaaaaaggataaaaaatgcTACTGGAGACTGGGCCAGCAGGACAAACTGGTGTCATGAAGTTGCAGGACGTTTCTGAGTCGATTTTCCCCCCTCCTCATCACCTTCTCTCCCCACCAGGATGCTCACAAGGTACCTCCAGCTCCAGCGCTTTTGGACAGGTGTTAAAATACCCAAGGCCCACCCAAACACAGACATAGAGTCCTACAGTAGCTCCAGATGTGCTTTGTTGCTTTGCAGTGGTGAATTCTGCAAGGCCAAAGATTGTAAATCTGTGCATTTCCACCTGAACCTAAAGGGCTCCTATTGTAGCCCTTTAGACATGGACTGCTGACCAAACCTGGGGCTAGGTGGGGCAGATGGTtgtttgagaaaagaaaaatctagctttgaaaaagaattcttggtttgtttgtttttttctttaaatcactCTCTCTGGAAATCACCTTCTGTGGATAATGTCATGCCAAAAGCCACTGATTTCCTCAGTCacccacagaaaacaaagcttctccataaggaaataaaacttctccaaggaaataaaaagccttGTAGTCCTCCCTTCTCTAACAACATGTGAAGCAAAGTCTGCTCTTGGCAGAGGGTTTTAAGCTATAGAGGAGGGAACCAAGATACAGAACTTCAAAAACCAGTGTCAGACTTGCCTCTGACAAGTATTTCTTCCACAAAAAAGGTgatattaaaaatgagattcacttaataaattataaaaataatttaatataaacaaaaagacaattaggagacaaaagaaataaagcaaagggttaaaacagccgggtgccctggcgggtTGCCAGGTACACCCCTGGTATCcgggaacactctttttatccccccctgctgtgagggtttaatgcatattcaaagcatgtcccctccctggttccaccgtcttagatcatgcttttgtacaatttttattttctgctggtcagcatattttttttttgctggtcatcattattctagctggtcagcattatttgaagtttggtttcctttcttttgcaaatggTCACTTGTTGATAACCGTCCGGgcctctcatccttccttttgagggcagctgggcttcacatcttctgctgataacagtttgggctctattcttctcctgataacagcttgggccccactgtctttgccctctgggatttccttgccttgtacctaggaaattcttttaagcttaagacttgttagcaagaaaaaagttcatacatagctaaaaagtatttaacatataagattcatcTGCGAAAaccaatatcacaatacaaatttataacagtGAGATGGCCACTTAGCAGATTATGGATTGGAGCTAGCCCACAGCCCTACACTCCTGACCCCAGGAAGTCAAGAATTCACACTCCCTCCAATCCTGCCCTAATACTGACTGAGCTTCTCCAAACACCattcagcaaaatatttcctagaGGACAATCAGCTTTTGCAAAAATAGGtgtaactttttctttttttttcccaaaaaaacaaatactgtTTATTTCCATGGcactttttttaattaaaaaaaaaggcataagaAAGGTAAGAAGTGTTCCAAGTCTGTCCTCTGAGTCCAATTTTTGTGATTTGAAAAGAGCTGTGGCACTTGGTACTGTTCTAGATACCTATTATACTATTGgtgaaacagaaaatttaagaattaggaagaaatgcttgactaaaaggggtgtctgacaaaaaccacaccctgacaccctaattcacaagaacaggaaaaagggTCAAACTGCAAGATAAcataaggagctggaatacacaaacaagatgcaaagacaaaggcaccacaggataaaggagattcctcGAACCCTAAGCCAGAAAAAACAGATTTGAAGCCCCAAAAGGCGGCCAAAGAACTGAAAGGGGCACAgggctaattgtaatatgaagacaggcggggttaggaaatgaatatgtattaggtgTATCGTGTAAACCTGGTCtgtaaaggagaaaaagggaaaacctaATCAAAAAAGGGTGCATGCTTTatggaggagatatccccatgcacctcagagctgaataaattcatacctgctcttataactactctgcgagttatagggTTCCTTTTATTCCACAAATcattggcttttcacaaatattaaaattcatgTTATTTGCATAATGTTAGAAAACTTTGCTGTATTAATATACAGCATATTATATTagcataaatatttcttttatttctgttattgataaAACTTAGAAATTGTGATataatacatacatatatgttaggctgtagcatggtattaaaataaaaactacttttgttcatataacccagagactgaaaagatgATCAGGAAACCTCCCCTGCACTCTTAGAATCttttatccagatgaagacagcagtgactggAACTCCAAAGGAAGAATTTATTGAACCTCTATTATCAGGGAGTGTGAGACTCAACAGAGCCAAGATCTactggggaggggggagttGAAGCTAAACAAAGTTAAAACTtaagaggaatgtttgaatCACATAtaagaatttatgaatatgtaataggattctgtttttaagggacaatcctttgttagtaaggtgtgctctcttggctgaatgctgagGCACCCAGCCATATTTGtacattttgctttatttctatctcctaactgtctttctattaaactttataaattttatattaaaaatgtgaaCATTGTTTTTCACAGTACCTACTAAGGGTTTGgatcaggaaataaaaatggtgTTTGATTTTCTCTGCTCTGATCCCTGTTGGAAGGTGGAATCACTCACTGCCCCATGTTTGGTTTCAGAAGCTGCACCTCAGAGTGGCTGGACCAGGCAGTGATCAAAGCATTTGTGGACAACCTGTGTGGAAGCCCAGTAAATTAGCAGGCCATGGATAAAATGAGAACACCATTCAACAATCCTTCTGGAAgaaccaaaaccccaaagaaaaaggggtttgaattttcttttgtgaaacCACTTCCAGAAGCTGCTACAGTGCCTCTCCCACCAGACCCAGAAGAAGCTGCTGAGATGTCAGAGAACACGTTTGAGAAAAGGCCTAGCTGTGAACAGGAGGGCTTGGAGAAAGAGGTTTTTAGAGAAGAGGACAAGGCAAGTAAGGCAAGGAGAGGGAACAGATCCTCCCCACTCTCACTCTGTTGTTTCACTTTGTACcccaaaattaattcctttgtCTCTTTGGGCAATTTGCACTTTATAGATCTAAGGAGAACTTTTGGGGTGAGGTCTAGAAGTTATTCATGTAAGTAAGAAGAGAGGTACCTGCAATTAATCTGCAGACATTAATAATGCAGGTCTAAAAAAATGAGGTGGCTGCAGCCTAGAAGCCAATTTAATGTGTGACACATGTCTGTTTTGATCCTAGCAACAAATGTTGAACAGAAACCATAAAAgctgaggtgtttttttttctccttgaggCTCTTCAAGCCACTAAGCAATGCACAGAAAAGTTAATAATAACCTGCTTGGATATTTTACACTGGACACAGATTGGTTTTAAGTCTGTGACACAGTTATTGAAGTTTTTTGAGAATTTGCTAGGTATTAAACATTGTAGTGAAAGGAGTGGGCAGGGGCTAccaaaaatggtttaaaatcCCTGCCTCCAGTAGTGTGCACTGCCTTCCTCATCTTGAACcaaaaaatctgctttgtttGAGTGCATCTGATCCATAGACATACTTTTGGAGGCATTTTTCTTGGATAAAAGCGATGGAGGAAactttagtttttcttttcagaaaatcagGTCTGAATGTGCCTGGCCTAATATGTCTGAAACATATTGGTGTTCCCAAAATTGCATCTCCAAATGCAGCAGTCAGACTGGAAGATTGAGAGAGGAACAGGGAGAAGAGACCAAGATGATCTTTATATACTTTAGCTGAGCATATTTAACAGCAGATGGACCAGTTCTGccaaagactgaaaattatttggtttgttttcatgtaAAGGAAGAGCCTATGTTAATATCTGGACCTGTATCAAACCCAGAAAATGACAATAACCAGTCATTTGAAACATCCCACTCATATTCATGCCTTATGTGAGCCTAAAATGAGGCAAAGAAGGAAGAGCCATGATGATCTAAAAGATTTCAGCCACCTGTTAAGAATGTTACAGCAGAACTCTTTTGGTGTCTCTGCACAAACTAAATCTCCAAATTCCGAAACAAAAATCTAATTAGGTATTTTTTACCAAATTCAGTGATTTCTGGGATCAGTCTTCATTTGCATGCACATCCTTCAGTACATCTGTGGATGAGTAGAAGAAAATGgcagttattaaaaaaactgttattaaaagaaattaataaaacactTAGTAATGTGTTCTTTACTTTCTCAGGATGGCTTCcaaaatttggtatttttaCTAAGGATGGTCTGTGAGCCAACCTCAACTGTTTCTTTCATATTTACAGACACCTGTTTATTACATGGAGATGCAAGGATGCACAGTGATGTGAAGTAGAGCTTGATGCCAGTAAATAACTTTTACTAAAGAACGACGACTAGAAAATGCgtcttggtttttttggtgtttgttttgttttgttttaaattatggAAAATTCATTGTAAGTTTAACTCTAGCAGGCTGCAGAACACACCTTGTACAACCAATATGAGGAAAAGATCCGACCCTGCATTGATCTTGTTGACAGCCTGAGAGCTCTTGGGGTAGAAAAGGATTTGTCCTTGCCTGCGATTGCGGTGATTGGAGACCAGAGCTCCGGGAAAAGTTCTGTCCTCGAAGCCCTGTCTGGTGTTGCTCTCCCCAGGGGCAATGGTGAGAATTCATTCctcaaattttcattttgatgaGGTGGAAGGgttctgtgttttggttttttttgggtttttttattttttggtctAGAATCGGATAACTCCATGACTGAGAAATAGAGGTGTGAGtgaggcaccacaggataaatCCAAGGCACATGTTCCAGGTGGTCAAGAGACCAGGAGTAAGAAGTGCAGTGTAATTGCCCCAGCTGACTCTATGCATTTCCCAgaaagcagcagtgcagcagagtATTAATTTCACATGGAAAAccagtttttaaaattgtttttggggttgttttaggttttttgttttcttacagatatcttttttattattattatgtaaaaaaaatgtacaaagaTCTTTACTTAACGCATCATTTAAGCCAAAGATGATTGTTAGGAGACTTTACAACTCAAGAAGATCCATTTTCCAGCTTTGTGTGTATTTTTGCACACACAAATTCTGCAAGTTCCATGTGAGTTTACAATATAATCTAGTCCTTCAGGCTGGAGTTGTGCAAAGGTTTTTCATAGGATTTAGTTGCATCATTGGAAGAGATCATTCAGAGGGGAGCAAAACTCCATGTGTGGAGGTTTGCAGGGCCAGACATGTCTGGGAAGAGCCATGGTTGACCTCACCTAGCACTGGTGACaatcctgctctgagcaggaagTTGGACAAATCCCCTCTGGCAGCATCTCTTGGAACATTTGCACATTTTTGTGTGAAACATTAGGCAGCCCTGTGTGCCCCACACACCTCAAGGCCGTGTTTCATGCACAACCTCTGCCTTTGGATCTGCTGCAGGTATTGTCACTCGGTGTCCCTTGGAACTAAAACTCAAGAGGTTGCCTGAAGGCCAGGCATGGCAAGGAAAGATCTCCTACCAAAATGTAACCCAGGAGCTCCAGAACGCCTCTGAGGTGGACAGAGCAATACGGGAAGGTGAGTGGATTTGGCTGGCTCCATCTCCTCTGAATCCTCCTCTCAGGCTGAGCAGCATCCACGGTGATTGTGGAGTAACACCAGGAGCTGGATGCAGAGCAGAAGAAGCTGGGTCAGCAAAAATCCCCTCTCTCCAGGGAGTTGTAGCAGTGCTTCAGTGGTGAAGATGATCTATGATGATAATCCCAGAATGGCCtggattgggagggaccttaaaggtcttCTAGTTCCAACACCttgggcagggatgccacccaCTAGATCCATGATCCTTTTATCCTGATCCATGATAAAGGCTCAGGCTATATCCTTACCTGGGTGGTGGCTTCCTGGTTTGGGGAGGTTGTCTGTCAAATTGTAAACATGGAACCTAAATGgatcctgtcatcagttcaaAAGTCCAGAGAGTGCTTGAGGTGTCTCTGGCTGGAAATGTTATTATTTTGGAGGAAATTGCAAGAGGTCAGAGTGGAGGACAGAGAACTTCTGCCAGGTACTGTGACCACAGGCTCAGTCACTGTCCTTCACCTATCTCACCTTTAGTGTTAGGGCATTTCATCCTGGGTAAGAAATCATCTTCCAAGAGATGTTTTTACCCAAAGGGCAGTAAGCACTTGTCCTAAGTGTGAAAGTTGGATTGTCCTTACTTCCTTGActagcacagctctgcacattGTTACtcttcctaatttttttaaattagctttTCAATACATTATTTGGATATTCTTAAAACTGGCCAAGCAATTGGTATGAAATAAGTAAGGTGATTAGAGCTGAAAAATCTCTCCTGAGAATGACTGGAGTTTCCTTGCTTTTCTGTGTTCACAGTTTAAGCATTATTGCCTTGTAGTACCTGGGACAATTTACTCTCAACCTCTCTATCAAAATGTGAAGAATATAGAACAACacctatttttctttcagggCATCCAAGGATTAATTGATGCTTACAAAGTCTCTTGTTGTTGAGGGAGCATTTCTACAACTGACCAGTATTTTACCTGATACCTTTCATTATGGTTTATTTACATGCATTTTGTTTTGACATTACATCAGTTTGTTCTGCATGATAATTTCCTTAGATTTTTGCACACATGGATTTAAGTGTGTGGCTggatctgaaagaaaaagccaaGCCTGAAAGAACCTTAGGTGGCAGTTGGCACTTTTCAAAGTCCTTGTGTTCAGCTTTGGTTTGATGCATCATTTGAAGCTTGTATTCATTGCCTTGCTCTCTTCACAGCCCAGGATGTTGTGGCCGGTCCTAGAGGTGCCATTAGTGGGAAGTTAATTTCCCTGGAAGTTCGGTCCCCTGATGTCCCAGACCTGACACTAATTGATCTTCCTGGAATTGCCAGGGTGGCCGTGGGGGACCAGCCAAAAGACATCGGGGACCAGGTAAAACTCAGCCTCGTGTGCCAGTCTGTGCCCTTAATGGGTGCCAGCAGACCCTTTGTGAAGTAAACAGAGTAAGTGGAGGGgatctctgctcttcctctggCTGCTTTTAGAAGAAATGCTGGGGAATGCAAATAAAACTTTGATTGGAAAAGGCCTGCTGTGAGGCTGATGTGTAGGAGCTGGGTGTGTTGTTTCTCCTAAAACACCTTTAAATGGGAACTTGGAATAAGAGGAGCTCAAACGAAACTGGATATTCCAAACAGAAATGAGACAAGATTGGATTGTCTGGGCTTTCCTCTCTGGGAGGAGGGTAATTTAATTGCACACTTAGATAGCAATCTTTGTATTGTATTGAGAAGAAAGCAGCAGATGTGATAAAATCCAAACATTTCCATTGTCCTCAGCTGTCTGCATGCTCCAGAGATGGAGTCTACAGCACTGCAGCCTGTCAGAAACTGGGATGGGTGGGAAGTAGAGAAGAGAGGCATCTTTACCAAaatccagggggaaaaaaagagaattgaTTTACTGTGGAATAAATGCAGTAGCGCCCTGTGAAGCTTCTGCAAAACAACACAAATTATGAGGAACTTGTTTAGTTTGGCATTGAAACATAGAAAAATGACAACTAGATGCCATGTGAAACTTCAGTTTTGGTGCTTTTTCCTATAAATATTCCACTGAATAAAACCCGAAGACATTTGTGCTCCTTTCAGAGATACAAATTTGAGATTCATCAGTATAATCGAGCTTGCTTTCTTTCCAAAAGTGGATACCTACACATCAGAACCTGGTTTTCTTCCATGTGATTAGATATCAAATACCTTTAATATTTCCATAATGAAAGATTACATATGCACAAGAGGTTAAACTCACGTACCTCTCAAGACAGGCTTAACAACATTAGTCTGGTCTCATTCATGCCAGATGTTTGGATTAATCCTGACATAAGGAAAGAGGCTGCATTCTTCTGCTGACCCCTTTCCATGCCATCCTCCAGCATGTAACACTGTCCTCAGCACATGTGGCATTTAATGTCATCAGGTTCATATTGCTAGAAATTGTCACATCCTACAAGCAAGCATCTGATTTCACTGAACCTCCTCACTGCTGTATTGAATTGCAGATCAAAATGCTACTTAGAAGAACTATTGGCTGCAAAGAGACAGTGAATTTGGTAGTGGTTCCATGTAACGTGGATATTGCGACAACAGAAGCTTTGAAAATGGCTCAAGAGGTGGACCCCACTGGAGAAAGGACAATAGGTGAGATAATTTTTAAACTATGAGCTAAAAAGGAGGCCAAATCTTCACCCCCATCATGAGGTCTGACGTTCTGTGTTCTGCACCAGATATGTGAAATTAGCTACtagaaaaagaggggaaaaaaagaaaacagcctaaagaaaatatttgcaagtaTTTCTAGTCACAATTCTTGAGCAGCTCCTATAATCCCTTCATTTGGTGTCTTGCTGGCACTCTTGTTATGAATAACTGGAAGCTGAAATCAGTTAATGGTAGTAACTACCAGTTAATGGTAGTTGATCTGAAGTTAATGGTaaaaaagctttgctttttGAGTGTTAAAAAAAGGTTTGCAATGCAAAAGGCACGGTAGGAGGCCAACTGTAGCATGAGTTTTACAGCCCAGGAACTGAGAGCTTTCTAGGAGagaaaatacccaaaaaaattgcattatAAAACACAGTACAGAGTAGTCCTGCTTGGTGGTTaactttctcttttaatttcacAGGAATCCTCACAAAACCCGACCTGGTGGACAGGGGGACCGAGGAGGCCATCGTGAACATACTGAGAAACAAGGTAATCCCCCTCAAAAAAGGCTACATGATCGTGAAGTGCCGTGGGCAGCAGGACATCCACAACAAACTCACCTTGGCTGCTGCAATCCAGCAGGAGAGAAGCTTCTTTGAGAATCACAAACATTTCAGGTACTCCTCACGGAAAAGTTCTCATCAAAAACATGTTAGAGTCACCTCAAAGCTTCCTGTTGATTTGCTGAGATTCCACTAAGGGGTTACAAACAGGTATTAGTTATACTCAATATTTCTCATTGCCCATGTGAGGTTGTGTTTCAGTAACCCAGATGGTTTTTACACACCAaactttttcaaattttttttttttttggtttgtctATTTTggggttgtgtttttttggcTGCAAAATACATGGGGGAAGTGCTATGAACTTCAGAAGTTCTGAATAGTCCCAGAGAATTCGAGTTAAAGCATCTGAGCAGTTCAAGTCAGGCACTGAAGTATTTCTGTTCACTGGAAAGCATGGAGGAGCAGCATGAGAAAGGCTGTGCTGagggcacaggctgcccagaatGACTCAGCAACAAATCAATCATAACACAGAGAATGGCAGCTGACAAGGGTTTTGAATCAGTGAACTTCACacatgaagaaataataaaatagtgCAATCAGCTGCTGTTAGAATTTgcttttttcaggtttttctgtttccctttgCTCAGTCAGTAGCTGTCAAACAACTCTTGAATAAACGTGCCCAGAGAGTCCTGGGCTGTTGCCACATCTACACCATCATGGCCCAGAGACCCTTTCTTTACTCAAATTGTTTAATAGAATTAGTGAAAATAAGGCAGAGCATCAGTGCTGCCTCcttgccctgcacagcctggctaTCCAAACacaccttttccttttttttttttttcacagggtTCTTCTGGAAGAAGGAAAGGCTACTATCCCCCATCT encodes:
- the LOC131583349 gene encoding interferon-induced GTP-binding protein Mx-like isoform X1, yielding MDKMRTPFNNPSGRTKTPKKKGFEFSFVKPLPEAATVPLPPDPEEAAEMSENTFEKRPSCEQEGLEKEVFREEDKQAAEHTLYNQYEEKIRPCIDLVDSLRALGVEKDLSLPAIAVIGDQSSGKSSVLEALSGVALPRGNGIVTRCPLELKLKRLPEGQAWQGKISYQNVTQELQNASEVDRAIREAQDVVAGPRGAISGKLISLEVRSPDVPDLTLIDLPGIARVAVGDQPKDIGDQIKMLLRRTIGCKETVNLVVVPCNVDIATTEALKMAQEVDPTGERTIGILTKPDLVDRGTEEAIVNILRNKVIPLKKGYMIVKCRGQQDIHNKLTLAAAIQQERSFFENHKHFRVLLEEGKATIPHLAEKLTNELVKHIIKSLPALQSQIRDTLHKTLQDLQRYNRGTPQTESEKLFFLTDLIKLFNQDICRTIRGEEELFGDEVRLFTKIRKEFRTWGVILLECAARAKKAVPGRVCKYEDQYRGREFPGFSNYRTFEDIVKEQIRELEEPAIMILNNVMKLVEEKFMDLTNKNFANFHNLSRVAKVKIEDIRENQAAEAERQIRTQFKMERIVYCQDDLYIGDLNSVKTENAPNAFLGTNLQFMDLDEPSVATEMVSHTSAYFSGASKRLSNQIPLIIISSVLHDFGENVQTSMLQLLQDKERLNFLLDEDTEAAKTRNYLSQRIDRLTTACQYLRDFRLL
- the LOC131583349 gene encoding interferon-induced GTP-binding protein Mx-like isoform X2, which produces MDKMRTPFNNPSGRTKTPKKKGFEFSFVKPLPEAATVPLPPDPEEAAEMSENTFEKRPSCEQEGLEKEVFREEDKAAEHTLYNQYEEKIRPCIDLVDSLRALGVEKDLSLPAIAVIGDQSSGKSSVLEALSGVALPRGNGIVTRCPLELKLKRLPEGQAWQGKISYQNVTQELQNASEVDRAIREAQDVVAGPRGAISGKLISLEVRSPDVPDLTLIDLPGIARVAVGDQPKDIGDQIKMLLRRTIGCKETVNLVVVPCNVDIATTEALKMAQEVDPTGERTIGILTKPDLVDRGTEEAIVNILRNKVIPLKKGYMIVKCRGQQDIHNKLTLAAAIQQERSFFENHKHFRVLLEEGKATIPHLAEKLTNELVKHIIKSLPALQSQIRDTLHKTLQDLQRYNRGTPQTESEKLFFLTDLIKLFNQDICRTIRGEEELFGDEVRLFTKIRKEFRTWGVILLECAARAKKAVPGRVCKYEDQYRGREFPGFSNYRTFEDIVKEQIRELEEPAIMILNNVMKLVEEKFMDLTNKNFANFHNLSRVAKVKIEDIRENQAAEAERQIRTQFKMERIVYCQDDLYIGDLNSVKTENAPNAFLGTNLQFMDLDEPSVATEMVSHTSAYFSGASKRLSNQIPLIIISSVLHDFGENVQTSMLQLLQDKERLNFLLDEDTEAAKTRNYLSQRIDRLTTACQYLRDFRLL